The Thermoanaerobacterium sp. PSU-2 sequence TTATTTCATCTGAAGAACCAATACATTGACGCATTATTCTGTAATTGAGGCCAGATATATTTACAATTGTCTTTACAGATTCACCATCAAGGACACATTTACCACATATTCCTACTCTATATCCACCTTTTATAGTAATGTATCCATTTCTCAGCTCATTCTCAAAAGCATATATGGATGATTTGGAGATAAGCTGCAATGCTTTTTCACAATCTTCATTTGTAACTATATACGCTAAATTTGGGGAATTAACTACATTTCCATCCGCAGATAAAAACCTTTCTTGATTATTCGCATAAACCGTCAACGGTCTATCAATTCTAAGCCTTATTTCCTCCAATCCTTCTTTCAAATGATCGCTTAACTTGATAATTATGCTTCTGATATTCAACGGTAGAGAATACAATAGATCATCGTAATTTTTGCTTTTGTTTATCATTACATGTCCTCCTCTCTACAAAAATTATATTTAGGAGTACGAATATTTATGAATAAAAAAATGCCCACTAAATAATTTAGTGAGCATTTTTGCGCTATTTGATTTTAACAGCTATTCTTTGTCATCATCTTCATATATTATTACATCTTTTACGTTAACTGTCTCATTGCAATGAGGGCAGACAATTTCCGCGTCTTCATCGTCTAAAAGCTCATCTTCTACACTCATCAGCATGTGACAGTTGGGACATTCAACTTCAACATAATCGTACTCATCATCAGATTCATCATCGTATATTTCATCTTCTACTTCTGACAAATCTTCATCAATGGCACCTACATAATCATCAAGTTCTGATTGTGAGGCCTCAAGATCATTAATAGCATCTGCAAAGTCCTCC is a genomic window containing:
- a CDS encoding CD1247 N-terminal domain-containing protein; this translates as MEYLYERISYLRGLVDGLEIDEKSKEGKVLIAIIDALEDFADAINDLEASQSELDDYVGAIDEDLSEVEDEIYDDESDDEYDYVEVECPNCHMLMSVEDELLDDEDAEIVCPHCNETVNVKDVIIYEDDDKE